A window of the Dictyostelium discoideum AX4 chromosome 4 chromosome, whole genome shotgun sequence genome harbors these coding sequences:
- the DG1022 gene encoding hypothetical protein — translation MKNKIIFLFSILFFLNSVCMTVTNCEALNNWLQDKKGIHNGFNVCASIIIGAFIVGTPIFLIVKLILDHVNSQNKEKQQIQEAQKRISKKNEMMKQNTTVTNGASSPKSTTSDSYNSSKMLREVIERTPSLDKIFVNNNSSNNNNNNKSNSSSTSSTPGNQSPSIGAGGGGGSVVDPNNTSPNYSSPTSLSPSSTRKNNTTKVENSLVNLKNNATLDIHSTEIIQTYLIKKECEPQLLVVDGVNQLLFSPPSPVLSTFGKSTIGANSANGNRNSEVSPILEATFFNGTGIRRSTTIIDENDPQQIQNKQKNKELIDSIDSLMNATLTSSQQYQLRKLSNASSTSINQHHHYSPNIQSGNNTPTRQSVLIQQGPLNTSNSSNGGGCSNQNSGFRPKSLSMSQNISLLNYLSTNVMPKDYQWGCVVQRLLELFQSYLIYTNNQSSHGKYTDSSTTSQATFTSLNQFEMAISSYSDAEKIKKRISTINDQRYFSPITFELYNRIVQTHEFIRQSKRTSERDVTGIIGIFSILIPPLFRSVSKYYDQDSSNQDFLEKLKTFERTKFNLQEFTSLSLLASYQSKKLVHKVSTYNLIDYLKTITTISYKANTFTTLFPIIDQVMGISDEIDKILFQSEEFKKELFLQTQPQPQPLPTQISSPSSGKGTRGSQSIPIDHDILDMVKLDLLQKPPQSPQSPQQPQQSQQLECAIEINDCLPQTPNIQSPSKPIIPPIKVQQQPQMSPQITPRTGGGGIKYSPRLQTLPSPRPSPRLQLQQPSSPRHSPRLQQPQNISPRPVYEFNKMDDDLKFLDFLNTNNNSINRSICNKLDEIDIKIRSKPIIDQSNNNNNNDFNLQKQKNILSSCYSSLESCLNLFSLTDRFHSKCKADSIPIIKLLLSTLQNLEDYVDTGISIEQMITLDFMEWTNNYSKTITSLNNTLIKNYQNFNNSPKVVSPNIQSINNNNNNNNNNNNNNNNNNNNTNNNTNNTNNNFNNNNTSRLSKIRTLSTPFGIPISENNNNNNNSNNGSISPRYNNNGSSSSPNISPRLIGSNNNNIEEEELGMNNNDCLILRRIREFKIPNVLERSQHLIDLSQECVMITILSSFSLCYKELNSVAQKSPSTIPQLPQLTDDKQATEFFNNSLSIFLSSIRTSIFCTTLLLSPVYFP, via the exons atgaaaaataaaattatttttttattttcaattttattttttttaaattctgttTGTATGACAGTGACAAATTGTGAAGCATTAAATAATTGGTTACAAGATAAAAAAGGAATTCACAATGGTTTCAATGTTTGTGcaagtattattattggtgcCTTCATTGTAGGTAcaccaatatttttaattgtgaaATTAATTCTTGATCATGTAAATA gtcaaaataaagaaaaacaacaaattcaagaagcacaaaaaagaattagtaaaaagaatgaaatgATGAAACAAAATACAACAGTGACTAATGGTGCAAGTTCACCAAAATCGACAACATCAGATTCATATAATAGTTCAAAGATGTTAAGAGAAGTTATTGAAAGAACACCATCATTAgataaaatatttgtaaataataatagtagtaataataataataataataagagtAATAGTTCATCAACCTCATCAACACCAGGCAATCAATCACCATCAATAGGCGCTGGTGGGGGAGGTGGAAGTGTTGTTGACCCAAATAATACTAGTCCAAATTACTCATCACCAACATCATTATCACCAAGTTCaacaagaaaaaataatacaacaaaagttgaaaattcattagtaaatttaaaaaataatgcaACTTTAGATATACATTCAACAGAAATTATTCAAacttatttaataaagaaagaaTGTGAACCACAATTATTAGTAGTTGATGGtgttaatcaattattatttagtccACCATCACCTGTTTTATCAACATTTGGTAAATCAACAATTGGTGCGAATAGTGCCAATGGTAATAGAAATTCAGAGGTTTCACCAATTTTAGAAGCAACCTTTTTTAATGGTACAGGTATCAGAAGGTCAACAACAAtcattgatgaaaatgatccacaacaaattcaaaataaacaaaagaataaagaattaattgattcaattgatagTTTAATGAATGCAACTCTAACATCAtcacaacaatatcaattaCGTAAATTAAGTAACGCATCCTCAACATCTATAAAccaacatcatcattattcACCAAATATCCAATCTGGTAATAACACACCAACTAGACAATCAGTATTAATTCAACAAGGTCCATTAAATAcaagtaatagtagtaatggtggtggttgcAGTAATCAAAATAGTGGATTTAGACCAAAATCACTATCAATGTCACAAAATATAtcattgttaaattatttatcaacAAATGTAATGCCAAAAGATTATCAATGGGGTTGTGTTGTTCAAAGACTGTTGGAATTATTTCAAtcttatttaatttatacaaataatcAAAGTTCACATGGAAAGTATACCGATAGTAGTACCACTAGTCAAGCAACATTCACCTCattgaatcaatttgaaATGGCAATTTCAAGCTATTCCGATGcagaaaagattaaaaagcGTATCTCCACTATCAACGATCAACGTTATTTCTCACCAATCACATTTGAACTCTATAATAGAATAGTGCAAACACATGAATTCATTAGACAAAGTAAACGTACCTCTGAAAGGGACGTAACTGGTATCATTGGTATTTTCTCAATACTGATACCACCATTATTCAGATCAGTTTCGAAATATTATGATCAAGATTCCTCAAATCAAGATTTCCTAGAGAAGTTAAAAACTTTTGAAAGAACTAAATTCAATTTACAAGAATTCACATCTTTATCATTGTTGGCATCTTATCAATCAAAGAAATTGGTTCATAAAGTTTCAAcctataatttaattgattatttaaaaaccaTAACTACAATATCTTATAAAGCAAATACTTTTACAACTTTATTCCCAATCATTGATCAAGTAATGGGTATAagtgatgaaattgataaaatcttATTTCAAtctgaagaatttaaaaaagaattatttttacaaactcaaccacaaccacaaccactacCAACTCAAATTTCTTCACCATCTTCAGGAAAAGGTACAAGAGGTTCTCAAAGTATTCCAATTGATCATGATATTTTAGATATGGTtaaattagatttattacaaaaaccaccacaatcaccacaatcaccacaacaaccacaacaatctCAACAATTAGAATGtgcaattgaaattaatgattgcTTACCACAAACTCCAAATATTCAATCACCATCAAAACCAATTATACCACCAATTAaagtacaacaacaaccacaaatgTCACCACAAATTACACCAAGAacaggtggtggtggtattaaATATTCACCAAGATTACAAACATTACCTTCACCAAGACCATCACCAAgattacaattacaacaaccatcatcaccaagaCATTCACCAAGATTACAACAACCTCAAAATATTTCACCAAGACCAGTTTATGAATTCAATAAAATGGATGAtgatttaaagtttttagaTTTcttaaatacaaataataattcaattaatagaTCAATTTGTAATAAATTGGATGAAATTGATATAAAAATTAGATCAAAACCAATAATTGACCAAtcgaataataataataataatgattttaatttacaaaaacaaaaaaatattttatcaagTTGTTATTCAAGTTTAGAATcttgtttaaatttatttagtttaaCTGATAGATTCCATTCAAAATGTAAAGCTGATTCAATACCAatcataaaattattattatcaacactTCAAAACCTTGAAGATTATGTCGATACCGGTATCTCTATTGAGCAAATGATAACTTTAGATTTTATGGAATGgacaaataattattcaaaaacTATAAcctctttaaataatactttaattaaaaattatcaaaattttaataatagtccAAAAGTTGTTTCTCCAAATATacaatcaataaataataataataataataataataataataataataataataataataataataataatacaaataataatacaaataatacaaataataattttaataataataatacttcaAGATTATCGAAAATTAGGACATTATCAACACCATTTGGTATACCTATctctgaaaataataataataataataatagtaataatggtagTATTAGTCCaagatataataataatggtagtagtagtagtccAAATATTAGTCCAAGATTAATtggttcaaataataataatatagaagaggaagaattaggtatgaataataatgattgtttaattttaagaAGAATtagagaatttaaaattccaaATGTTTTAGAAAGAAGTcaacatttaattgatttatctcAAGAGTGTGTTATGATTACAATTTTATCATCGTTTTCATTATGttataaagaattaaatagtGTAGCTCAAaaatcaccatcaacaatCCCACAATTACCACAATTAACTGATGATAAACAAGCTactgaattttttaataattctttatcaattttcTTATCATCAATTAGAACAAGTATATTTTGtacaactttattattatctccAGTTTATTTTCCATAA